TAGCTTACGCGTGCGTCTTGGTTCATGATTGAAATATTGCCCACTAGCATTGTATGGAGAAATATGCACATTGAGTAGCCATAGTTCCCCATCACGAATCAAACCATAACCATCTTGTAGATTTACCTTGCCGGCACGAATAGACTTAACCTCTGTTCCGGTCAACTGAACGCCAGCTTCATAGGTTTCCAAGATTTCATACAAATAACGGGCTTGACGATTGTCGCTAATAACTTTGTAACTGTCGCTTTTTTCACTCATTGATATTTTTATAACTTTAAATGTGTTGCCAAAATCGTTTAGACTACCTTGTGAATTTATAGAGGCGTATTAAACTACTATAAATTAATTATTTGCTGAATATCAGTGTTATCCTATTAATCTAGCTTTTTATAACCATCAATTAAAATGTTATTTGCCGACTACTTGCGGCATTATGATTAATAAAGTCGATATTCTTTACATTATGGTGAGTGAATACTTTATATTAGTTGCGTGTTGTTAAGAATTACAAAAGTCTCTATGCCTGACAAGCACTGGCTATTAAACCTACGTTAAACTGCTTGAGCAACTTCTAATGATTTAATATTTTCTTTAGAAATTCCCTATCGGACAGTCATTAACTAGTAATCCTGTCATAGTATGAAACATAAGAACACTATTATTGCCTGTGTTCACTGAAACAGTTCGTAGACGCAAATTTCTAAGTAACAAACATGCTAGGGGTGTACTGTCCATGCCCTTGACGATCCTTGTGGTGGATGACGACCTGGGCACTCGTCTGTCTATTAGTGATTATCTTGAACTGTCTGGCTACTCGGTGATCACAGCTAATGACGGTCAAGAGGCTTTGGCAATGGTAGAAGAATACCATCCTGATTTAATTGTCACTGATATTGTCATGCCAAGGATGAATGGCTATGAATTGGTACGTCGGGTGCGCCAACAACCAGGATTCCGCTTATTGCCTGTAATTTTATTAACAGCACGTACCAAAACCCAAGAGAGAATTCTAGGTTATCAGTCGGGGTGTGATTTATATTTACCAAAACCGTTTGAGTTGGAGGAGTTAGCTGCGGCGATTCGCAATTTGTTGGAGCGATCGCAAATTATTCAATCAGAGTACCGGGTTTCCCATAAAGAAAATGTCACTACTTCAACCCCAGCAACAGCACTAGAAGCTCATAACTCTGTATTTACCCATC
This window of the Nostoc sp. HK-01 genome carries:
- the smpB gene encoding SsrA-binding protein — its product is MSEKSDSYKVISDNRQARYLYEILETYEAGVQLTGTEVKSIRAGKVNLQDGYGLIRDGELWLLNVHISPYNASGQYFNHEPRRTRKLLLHRQEIRKLIGKVEQQGLTLVPLKMYLKRGWVKVSLALGKGKKTHDKREDIKRRQDQRDIQRAMKNY
- a CDS encoding two-component response regulator, translated to MPLTILVVDDDLGTRLSISDYLELSGYSVITANDGQEALAMVEEYHPDLIVTDIVMPRMNGYELVRRVRQQPGFRLLPVILLTARTKTQERILGYQSGCDLYLPKPFELEELAAAIRNLLERSQIIQSEYRVSHKENVTTSTPATALEAHNSVFTHLEKPEFFSSLTSREQEVLELLTHGLSNVEMGQQLHLSSRTVEKYVSSLLRKTATSNRAELVRFAIKHGLVE